One Sporomusaceae bacterium ACPt DNA window includes the following coding sequences:
- a CDS encoding IS110 family transposase ISDha12: MANLMVGIDVSLRSHSVQFMNDCGDALESFSIPNNLIGAQTLLERILQSAQKLQSELIRVGMEATSNLGWHLAHFLKANLHQTQGSKAQVFVLNARKVARFKKGYDTLPKNDRIDAWVIADQLRFGRLPHELTSTIQFEALQRLTRTRFHLMQNIARDKTYFLNQVFLKFSGLRQDNPFSNMFGSTCLAVLQELEPEQIVSMSITELVDFLKEKGKNRFDDPEQLASFLQKLARSSYRLDKAMADPVNLSLSVMLSVIQTMEKEIAKLDKEIEKIMKSIPETLSSVKGIGPVFAAGIIAEISDIARFSHHNSLAKYAGLVWSQYQSGEFESEETKRVRTGNKYLRYYLIQAANLVRRYDSEYAAFYAEKYAQAFKHHHKRALVLTARKLVRLVFMLLKTKQLYTPPERRG; encoded by the coding sequence ATGGCTAATCTTATGGTAGGCATTGACGTTAGCCTCCGCTCTCATTCTGTACAGTTCATGAATGATTGTGGGGATGCTTTAGAATCTTTTAGCATTCCTAATAACCTGATAGGCGCTCAAACTCTACTTGAACGTATTCTTCAATCGGCTCAAAAACTTCAATCTGAACTTATTCGTGTAGGCATGGAAGCCACTTCGAATCTTGGTTGGCATTTGGCTCATTTCCTTAAAGCTAACCTCCATCAAACCCAAGGTTCCAAAGCTCAGGTCTTTGTCCTTAATGCTAGAAAAGTGGCTCGTTTTAAGAAAGGCTATGATACTCTTCCTAAGAACGACCGCATTGATGCCTGGGTGATTGCAGATCAACTTCGGTTTGGCCGTCTTCCACATGAGTTGACTTCTACTATTCAATTTGAGGCTCTCCAGCGTTTGACCCGAACCCGCTTTCACCTTATGCAAAATATCGCCCGCGATAAAACCTACTTTCTCAATCAAGTCTTTTTGAAATTTAGTGGGCTTCGCCAAGATAATCCCTTTTCCAATATGTTTGGCTCTACTTGTTTAGCTGTTTTGCAAGAACTTGAACCTGAACAGATTGTCTCTATGTCCATTACAGAGTTAGTAGACTTTTTGAAGGAAAAAGGGAAGAATCGCTTTGACGATCCGGAGCAATTGGCTTCTTTCTTGCAAAAACTTGCCCGCTCGTCTTATCGTCTTGATAAAGCTATGGCTGATCCTGTTAATCTCTCATTATCCGTTATGCTCAGTGTTATTCAGACTATGGAAAAAGAAATTGCCAAACTGGATAAAGAGATTGAAAAAATCATGAAGTCCATTCCCGAAACCTTATCATCTGTGAAAGGGATTGGGCCGGTCTTTGCCGCCGGTATTATCGCCGAAATTAGCGATATCGCTCGCTTTTCTCACCACAATTCTCTTGCTAAGTATGCTGGACTTGTTTGGTCTCAGTACCAATCGGGAGAGTTTGAAAGTGAGGAAACCAAGCGAGTTCGTACAGGCAATAAATATCTGAGGTATTATCTAATACAGGCAGCTAACCTCGTTCGTCGATATGACAGTGAGTATGCTGCTTTTTACGCCGAAAAATATGCCCAAGCATTCAAGCATCATCACAAACGTGCTCTCGTCTTAACTGCCCGAAAACTGGTACGGTTGGTCTTTATGCTACTAAAGACCAAGCAACTGTACACACCGCCTGAGAGGAGAGGTTAG
- the nanK gene encoding N-acetylmannosamine kinase, translating into MDYMIGESSGGRRPLLLKVNPAAGQVIIVHIRTFTMIGYVVDTALNVQFQQAVSIKGLKQEAVLELLLTVIDNCRHAATLSPLAVGVIVRGPVRTQEGISVFAPNIGWKNVPLKYIIEEKKRLPAFIENDSNALAYGEYYFGAARDADNMVLLKVGYGIGGGIMFNGSLYKGINGSAGEIGHTVIDMAGPICSCGNTGCMEAMASETALVDLVLNAIRSGQPSLITSTVAGDLGAVTAEDIYNAADTGDFLAIDMLSRVACYLGIGIANLVNIFNPKLVVISGGLAKASRYIEKTVWDTVARRSFESCSSVLEIRYSTRATENTMKGAADMVFSELAREGKFCL; encoded by the coding sequence ATGGACTATATGATTGGTGAGTCAAGCGGCGGGCGGCGTCCGCTGCTCTTAAAAGTTAACCCGGCTGCCGGTCAGGTCATAATTGTTCACATCCGTACATTTACAATGATTGGCTATGTTGTTGACACAGCATTGAACGTGCAATTTCAGCAGGCGGTGAGTATAAAAGGACTTAAACAGGAAGCCGTTCTTGAGCTCCTGCTTACTGTGATTGATAATTGCCGCCACGCGGCTACCTTGTCGCCGTTGGCAGTTGGCGTGATCGTACGTGGTCCTGTCAGGACGCAAGAGGGGATTTCGGTGTTTGCCCCGAATATTGGCTGGAAAAACGTACCACTTAAATATATTATTGAAGAAAAAAAACGGTTGCCTGCGTTTATTGAAAATGATTCCAATGCTCTGGCTTATGGTGAATATTACTTTGGCGCAGCCAGAGATGCCGACAATATGGTTTTGCTTAAAGTCGGGTATGGCATTGGCGGCGGCATAATGTTTAATGGTTCCTTGTATAAGGGGATAAATGGCAGTGCAGGGGAAATCGGGCATACTGTCATTGATATGGCCGGGCCCATATGCAGTTGTGGCAATACGGGCTGTATGGAAGCTATGGCATCCGAAACGGCTTTGGTTGACTTGGTGCTGAATGCCATCAGAAGCGGTCAGCCGTCGTTGATAACAAGTACAGTTGCTGGCGATTTAGGAGCAGTTACTGCCGAAGATATTTACAATGCTGCTGATACGGGTGACTTCCTGGCAATAGATATGCTCAGCCGAGTTGCTTGTTATCTGGGTATTGGTATTGCAAATCTGGTAAATATTTTTAATCCCAAGCTGGTGGTTATTAGCGGTGGATTGGCTAAAGCCAGCCGGTATATTGAAAAAACAGTCTGGGACACTGTGGCCCGCAGGTCTTTTGAGAGTTGCAGCAGTGTACTCGAAATCAGATACTCGACCAGAGCAACTGAAAATACCATGAAAGGTGCAGCTGATATGGTATTTTCAGAATTAGCCCGTGAAGGAAAATTTTGTCTGTAA
- the mglB gene encoding D-galactose-binding periplasmic protein produces MKRYMKGFIVFTLLASLVVAGCGGSQQSAPAGDKAKSVIGVAIYKFDDTFMTGVRNAISRAAEGKAQVDIVDSQNSQPTQNDKVDLFITKKVNALAINPVDRTAAGVIIDKAKKANTPVVFFNREPLPEDMKKWDKVYYVGAKAEESGTISGQLIADYWKAHPEMDKNKDGVLQYIMLKGEPGHQDAELRTKFSIKAVEDAGIKVEKLAEDTGMWDRVKGQEKMAAFLAAYGDKIEAVFANNDDMALGAIEALKAKGYFKDGKYIPVVGVDATAPALKALEEGTLLGTVLNDANNQGKATFNIANVLAQGQTPSKDNTGFDIVDGKYVWVPYKKITKDNINDAK; encoded by the coding sequence GTGAAAAGGTATATGAAAGGATTCATCGTTTTCACATTGCTTGCAAGTCTGGTGGTGGCAGGATGCGGTGGATCCCAGCAATCTGCTCCCGCAGGGGACAAGGCTAAATCCGTGATTGGTGTAGCTATCTACAAGTTTGACGACACATTTATGACCGGTGTGCGTAATGCTATTTCCAGAGCTGCTGAAGGTAAAGCTCAAGTTGACATTGTTGACAGCCAAAACTCTCAACCGACTCAAAACGACAAGGTAGACCTTTTCATTACCAAGAAAGTGAATGCGCTCGCCATCAACCCGGTTGACCGTACTGCTGCCGGCGTAATTATTGATAAAGCGAAAAAAGCCAATACTCCTGTTGTCTTCTTCAACCGCGAGCCGCTGCCAGAAGATATGAAGAAATGGGATAAGGTTTACTATGTTGGTGCCAAAGCCGAAGAGTCCGGCACTATTTCCGGCCAGCTGATTGCAGATTACTGGAAAGCTCACCCGGAAATGGATAAAAACAAGGACGGTGTCCTGCAGTATATTATGCTGAAAGGCGAGCCAGGCCATCAAGATGCTGAACTCAGGACCAAGTTTTCGATAAAAGCTGTTGAGGATGCAGGCATTAAAGTTGAAAAACTTGCTGAAGACACTGGCATGTGGGATCGGGTAAAAGGGCAGGAAAAAATGGCTGCTTTCCTTGCTGCCTATGGTGATAAGATTGAAGCCGTTTTTGCCAATAATGACGACATGGCTTTAGGCGCAATTGAAGCCTTGAAAGCTAAAGGCTATTTTAAAGACGGCAAATATATACCGGTAGTTGGCGTTGACGCTACTGCTCCGGCCCTCAAGGCTTTGGAAGAGGGAACCCTTTTAGGTACCGTGCTAAATGATGCTAACAATCAAGGCAAAGCTACCTTCAATATTGCCAATGTTTTGGCTCAAGGCCAAACTCCGAGCAAAGATAATACCGGCTTTGATATTGTTGATGGCAAGTATGTTTGGGTTCCTTACAAAAAAATCACCAAGGACAACATTAACGACGCAAAATAA
- the galT gene encoding Galactose-1-phosphate uridylyltransferase yields the protein MAELRWNPLLQTWTMVAANRQARPHLPKDWCPFCPGSGKVPDNYDVHTYDNDFPALSLIPGQPELRSTGPYQVAPNYGKCEVILYSPEHHATLPNLSVDHIVKLVNLLADRYAELTKDPKIKYVFQFENRGEEVGVTMPHPHGQIYAYPFVPQKIQVELDSCRKHYQNEGRCLLCDMNKEEINFKQRIIAENSSFLAYLPFFTDYPYGVFIVSKQHKGNITQFNDCERRDLAEMLKNITGAFDSLFNKLFPYMMCIHQIPVNSEEYADAGAYYHFHIEFYPPLREANKIKFYASSEMGAWAACNPLAVEQTAVTLREAYVRFVNAKEAPHDQC from the coding sequence ATGGCAGAGCTTAGATGGAATCCTTTATTGCAAACATGGACAATGGTTGCAGCCAACAGACAGGCGCGTCCTCATCTTCCCAAAGACTGGTGCCCGTTTTGTCCAGGTTCAGGCAAAGTACCTGACAACTATGATGTACATACATACGATAACGACTTTCCGGCTTTGTCTTTAATTCCCGGACAACCTGAGCTGAGGAGCACCGGGCCGTACCAAGTAGCGCCTAATTACGGCAAATGCGAAGTCATACTATATTCGCCTGAACACCACGCGACCTTGCCTAATTTATCTGTCGATCATATCGTGAAACTGGTCAATCTGCTGGCTGACAGATATGCCGAACTGACCAAAGATCCAAAAATAAAGTATGTTTTCCAGTTTGAAAACCGTGGTGAAGAAGTCGGTGTCACCATGCCTCATCCACATGGTCAAATATATGCATATCCGTTTGTGCCGCAAAAAATTCAGGTTGAACTTGATAGCTGTCGGAAGCACTATCAGAATGAGGGTCGTTGCCTGCTTTGCGACATGAATAAAGAAGAAATCAATTTTAAACAACGTATTATTGCCGAGAATAGCAGCTTTTTAGCCTACTTGCCGTTTTTTACCGATTATCCGTACGGAGTGTTTATTGTCAGTAAACAACATAAAGGCAATATCACTCAGTTTAATGATTGCGAAAGACGTGATTTAGCTGAAATGCTGAAAAACATTACCGGTGCCTTTGACAGCTTATTTAACAAGCTTTTCCCGTACATGATGTGTATTCATCAGATTCCGGTAAACTCTGAAGAATATGCCGATGCCGGGGCATATTACCACTTTCATATTGAATTTTATCCTCCGCTTAGAGAAGCCAATAAAATAAAATTTTACGCTTCGTCTGAAATGGGGGCGTGGGCGGCCTGCAACCCTTTGGCGGTTGAACAGACGGCGGTAACGCTTAGAGAAGCTTATGTCCGGTTTGTAAACGCAAAGGAGGCGCCGCATGATCAATGTTGA
- the galK gene encoding Galactokinase, with the protein MINVDTLKTAFAREYGASSLPVQYFFAPGRVNLIGEHIDYNGGHVFPAALTLGIYGALRARRDGLIVLKSTNAAPMVTVDLNKPIINTSSDGWGNYPKGVIKHLLDCGFAVKGCDILFSGNLPEGTGLSSSAALLVLTAFMLRTANGDRHIDRTELAKFCQKVENQFIGLNCGIMDQFSVVIGKRNCAVLLNCETLNYQYVPIVLKGYSLVIMNTNKKRELADSKYNERRSECEQALHIIQRYQPIDNLCQATLADVENYLADDVLRRRARHVIAENNRVHAAVGLLEKGDIVGFARLVTESHMSLKNDYEVTGHELDAIVASALKAPGCIGARMTGAGFGGCAIALTETAKLEEFKSVVAAEYKGRTGRTAAFYVAGIADGVNKIAG; encoded by the coding sequence ATGATCAATGTTGATACCCTTAAAACGGCATTTGCCCGTGAATACGGAGCCTCTAGCTTGCCTGTACAGTACTTTTTTGCTCCTGGCCGGGTTAATTTGATTGGTGAACACATTGACTATAACGGCGGCCATGTTTTTCCCGCAGCGTTGACATTAGGCATCTATGGCGCGCTCCGGGCACGCCGCGATGGCCTCATTGTCCTCAAATCAACAAATGCCGCTCCCATGGTGACAGTTGACTTGAACAAACCGATCATCAACACGTCTTCTGATGGATGGGGCAATTACCCTAAAGGCGTTATCAAACATCTTTTAGACTGCGGTTTTGCAGTTAAAGGTTGCGATATCCTGTTTTCCGGCAACCTGCCTGAAGGTACTGGATTGTCGTCATCAGCCGCCCTGCTTGTGCTGACAGCCTTTATGCTGCGTACAGCAAACGGTGACCGGCACATTGACCGGACTGAACTAGCCAAATTTTGTCAAAAGGTTGAAAACCAGTTTATTGGGCTCAATTGCGGCATTATGGATCAGTTCTCGGTAGTTATTGGCAAAAGGAACTGCGCCGTACTGCTTAACTGTGAGACGTTAAATTATCAATATGTGCCTATTGTTCTCAAGGGCTATAGCCTGGTTATCATGAATACCAATAAAAAGCGTGAACTGGCTGATTCCAAATATAATGAACGGCGCAGTGAATGCGAACAAGCGTTACATATTATTCAGCGGTATCAGCCCATCGACAATCTTTGTCAGGCAACTCTTGCCGATGTTGAAAATTATTTGGCCGATGATGTATTGCGGCGGCGGGCCAGACATGTTATAGCGGAAAATAACAGGGTCCACGCGGCCGTTGGCTTGCTGGAAAAAGGCGATATTGTTGGTTTTGCCCGTTTAGTGACAGAGTCGCATATGTCGCTCAAAAATGATTATGAGGTTACCGGACATGAACTTGACGCCATAGTTGCCAGTGCCCTCAAAGCCCCTGGTTGTATTGGCGCACGCATGACAGGCGCCGGATTTGGCGGCTGCGCCATTGCGCTTACCGAGACTGCCAAATTGGAGGAATTTAAATCAGTGGTGGCGGCGGAGTATAAGGGGCGCACAGGCCGGACGGCAGCGTTTTACGTAGCCGGAATTGCAGACGGCGTCAATAAGATAGCGGGGTAA
- the drdA gene encoding 5-deoxy-D-ribulose 1-phosphate aldolase gives MAKFDVKQQICQIGKSMYDSGFVAANDGNISVKLSEQEIIITPAGVSKGFMTPGMLITVDVDGNILATSGDWQPSSEMKMHLRVYKERPDVQAVVHAHPPYATTFAVAHIPLTMPLIAEAIVNLGCVPVAEYATPSTNEVPDSVAQYLENFDAVLLANHGALAWGSNLLNAYHKLESVEFYAKLTFLSLQLGSPKQLSSGQVDTLYKIRKDMNISGRHPGNICGTQCSLPCSRNKKKI, from the coding sequence GTGGCAAAATTTGATGTAAAACAACAAATATGCCAAATTGGCAAAAGCATGTATGACAGTGGTTTTGTTGCGGCCAATGACGGTAACATTAGTGTAAAGTTAAGTGAACAAGAAATTATAATTACGCCGGCAGGGGTAAGTAAGGGATTTATGACGCCTGGTATGCTGATTACCGTTGATGTGGATGGTAATATACTGGCAACAAGCGGCGACTGGCAGCCTTCCTCTGAAATGAAAATGCATCTAAGAGTGTATAAAGAGCGCCCTGATGTTCAAGCAGTAGTACATGCCCATCCCCCATATGCTACAACGTTTGCTGTTGCCCATATTCCGCTGACGATGCCGCTAATCGCGGAAGCAATCGTTAACCTCGGCTGTGTGCCTGTTGCTGAATATGCTACTCCTTCTACCAATGAGGTGCCTGACTCTGTAGCACAGTATCTGGAAAATTTTGATGCAGTACTCTTGGCAAACCATGGCGCATTGGCCTGGGGCAGCAATTTATTGAATGCCTATCACAAGCTGGAATCGGTTGAGTTCTATGCAAAGTTAACATTTTTGTCTTTGCAGTTGGGCAGTCCGAAACAATTATCGTCCGGTCAGGTTGACACCCTGTATAAAATAAGAAAGGATATGAACATATCAGGGCGGCATCCGGGGAATATTTGCGGTACACAGTGTAGTCTGCCCTGCAGCCGCAATAAGAAAAAAATATAG
- the galE_2 gene encoding UDP-glucose 4-epimerase, with amino-acid sequence MNILVTGGAGYIGSHTVRLLEQAGGKVVVYDNLITGHRDAVKNSLFVEGDIFDSELLGDTLKRYEISSVVHFAAYSLVGVSMVKPRDYYHNNVVGTLNLLDVMLANGVNKLVFSSTAAVYGEPDSSPITEEMPKNPTNVYGRTKLIMENVMADYSRTYGLNYIALRYFNACGADPAGDIGEDHLPETHLVPLVLKACLGKTDGLKIFGDDYPTRDGTCIRDYIHVNDLGQAHVLALKALYNGHGSDVYNLGNGNGFTVKEIIEAAEAVTGLTASKEVAPRRSGDPAVLVASSEKIRQDLGWQPEYIDIKSIIATAWRWHKGNPDGFAR; translated from the coding sequence ATGAATATTTTGGTAACCGGTGGTGCGGGTTATATTGGCTCACACACCGTACGACTGCTGGAACAGGCAGGTGGCAAAGTAGTTGTCTATGATAATCTGATTACCGGCCACCGTGATGCAGTAAAGAACAGTCTATTTGTCGAAGGCGATATTTTTGACAGTGAACTACTCGGCGATACTCTTAAACGGTATGAGATTAGTTCAGTTGTGCATTTTGCGGCATATAGTCTGGTCGGCGTATCGATGGTTAAGCCGCGGGACTACTATCACAATAATGTTGTGGGGACGTTAAACCTTTTGGATGTTATGCTGGCAAACGGCGTTAACAAGTTGGTGTTTTCTTCTACAGCAGCAGTGTATGGTGAGCCTGATAGCTCACCCATAACTGAAGAGATGCCGAAAAATCCAACCAACGTCTATGGCCGGACCAAGCTTATCATGGAAAATGTCATGGCCGATTATTCCCGGACCTATGGCCTTAACTATATTGCACTCCGTTATTTTAACGCCTGCGGCGCCGACCCTGCCGGTGATATTGGTGAAGACCATCTTCCGGAAACGCACTTGGTGCCGCTGGTTTTGAAAGCTTGTCTTGGCAAAACCGACGGTCTCAAAATTTTTGGTGATGATTATCCAACAAGAGATGGTACATGCATCCGCGATTATATTCATGTAAATGACTTGGGTCAAGCCCATGTTTTAGCTTTGAAAGCCCTATATAACGGTCATGGTTCTGACGTTTACAATCTTGGTAACGGCAATGGCTTCACCGTCAAGGAAATCATTGAAGCCGCCGAAGCTGTCACCGGGCTGACCGCTTCCAAAGAAGTGGCACCCCGGCGATCCGGCGATCCGGCAGTGTTAGTTGCCAGTTCGGAAAAAATCCGTCAGGACTTAGGCTGGCAGCCTGAGTATATTGATATAAAGAGCATAATTGCCACTGCTTGGCGCTGGCATAAGGGAAATCCTGACGGATTTGCCCGTTAA
- the mutM_1 gene encoding Formamidopyrimidine-DNA glycosylase translates to MPEIPEIETVRYHLETKTKGKIIERVTVNRERSLNMPVRDFADLVTGQQIMNIRRRAKQIIIGLANEHSLVAHFMLEGYVRMFYYGEELIGRPSVLFSLNSGEELAFFKLNLGYIHLVPTTRLDAIPELAGLGPEPLDEGFTLDKFFELLAGRKGMIKPLLMDQEFIAGIGNVYSNETLFGSRIMPVRKVTQLADAERIKLYHCMRDILTKATQLGGVYEEKFASDDMLTGGFEQYLQVAYRTGQPCYVCGHLIETRKVAGRNAFYCPVCQK, encoded by the coding sequence ATGCCTGAGATTCCTGAAATTGAGACAGTCAGATATCATCTGGAAACAAAAACTAAAGGCAAGATAATTGAACGGGTTACAGTCAACCGGGAGCGGTCCCTTAATATGCCTGTCCGGGACTTTGCCGACTTGGTAACCGGCCAGCAAATTATGAATATCAGAAGACGCGCTAAGCAAATAATAATCGGTTTGGCAAATGAACATTCGCTTGTTGCGCATTTTATGCTAGAAGGCTATGTACGTATGTTTTATTATGGCGAGGAATTGATTGGAAGGCCTTCGGTACTATTTAGTTTGAATTCAGGTGAAGAACTGGCTTTTTTCAAACTGAATCTGGGCTATATCCACCTTGTTCCCACCACTAGACTTGACGCTATACCTGAATTGGCAGGTTTGGGGCCTGAACCGTTGGATGAAGGTTTTACATTAGACAAGTTTTTTGAACTGTTGGCAGGACGCAAAGGTATGATTAAGCCGCTCTTAATGGATCAGGAGTTTATTGCCGGCATTGGCAATGTTTACTCCAATGAGACGCTATTTGGCAGCAGGATTATGCCTGTGCGCAAAGTAACGCAACTTGCCGATGCTGAGCGGATCAAACTGTATCACTGCATGCGGGACATTTTAACTAAGGCGACGCAACTGGGCGGGGTTTACGAAGAAAAATTTGCTTCAGATGATATGTTAACCGGTGGTTTTGAACAGTACCTGCAAGTGGCATACCGTACCGGCCAACCGTGCTATGTATGCGGTCATCTGATTGAGACCAGAAAGGTGGCTGGCAGAAATGCCTTTTACTGTCCTGTATGCCAAAAATAA
- the ilvB1 gene encoding Acetolactate synthase large subunit IlvB1, with translation MKMSGSKIIVESLLKLGVDTVFGYPGGAIMPLYDALYDAPLRHILPVHEQGAAHAADGYARATGRVGVCIATSGPGATNLVTGLATAFMDSSPVVAITGQVATSLLGRDAFQEIDITGITMPITKHNFLVRDITSLAGTIRQAFAIAVSGRPGPVLIDVPRDILLGMTDYCPELTTDHCEQQLSEFQAEKEVRAAATILAEAKRPVMLIGGGVKAAKAEQQVLELAEMSGMPVVSTLMGLGVFSPVHPRYLGLTGMHGHKAANMVVCQADVLVAVGTRFSDRITGDPKRYSTGKTVIHFDVDMAEFDKNITADFTISGDLRQAITQMVSYLPGDGHRRLGSWWEQVEHWQREFPVIYDEEQLTPPWIMHHMSEQAARLPVTWVTDVGQNQMWAAQHLKINSSRSWITSGGLGTMGFGLPAAMGAQIGCPDRKIVLIVGDGAFKMTGMELHTMVNHRLPVICVLINNRSLGMVRQWQQLFFEQRYSSTNLPDFDFAGFVRACGALALPAATPQEFAAAFAQALTAELPAVIIADIDPDLIVTPMTYPGQPINQFVE, from the coding sequence ATGAAAATGTCGGGAAGTAAAATAATTGTCGAGAGTTTGCTCAAATTGGGGGTAGATACTGTGTTTGGCTACCCCGGAGGAGCAATCATGCCGCTATATGATGCCTTATATGATGCCCCATTGCGCCATATTTTACCGGTACATGAGCAAGGTGCCGCTCATGCTGCCGACGGGTACGCACGTGCTACCGGACGGGTCGGGGTATGTATCGCCACATCAGGACCGGGTGCAACCAATCTGGTCACCGGTCTGGCAACGGCCTTTATGGACTCTTCGCCTGTTGTGGCTATTACGGGGCAGGTAGCTACATCGCTATTAGGGCGGGATGCCTTTCAGGAAATTGATATTACCGGCATAACTATGCCTATAACCAAGCACAACTTTCTGGTGAGAGATATTACCAGCCTGGCTGGCACTATCAGGCAGGCGTTTGCGATAGCAGTCAGCGGACGGCCGGGGCCGGTGCTGATTGATGTGCCGCGGGACATACTTTTAGGTATGACAGATTATTGCCCGGAATTGACAACAGATCATTGTGAGCAGCAATTATCCGAATTTCAGGCAGAAAAGGAAGTACGGGCAGCAGCAACTATTCTGGCTGAGGCTAAGCGGCCGGTAATGCTAATCGGCGGTGGAGTTAAGGCTGCCAAAGCTGAACAGCAAGTATTGGAGCTTGCGGAAATGAGCGGGATGCCGGTAGTTAGCACACTCATGGGACTTGGTGTTTTCTCGCCTGTTCACCCACGATATTTGGGATTGACCGGAATGCACGGACATAAGGCAGCAAATATGGTAGTGTGCCAGGCTGACGTTCTCGTAGCGGTAGGAACCCGGTTCAGCGACCGGATAACCGGCGACCCCAAACGTTATTCGACAGGTAAGACAGTGATTCATTTTGATGTTGATATGGCTGAGTTTGATAAAAATATAACTGCGGATTTTACCATATCAGGTGATTTGCGCCAAGCTATAACGCAAATGGTCAGTTACTTACCCGGGGACGGCCACCGGCGTCTAGGGAGTTGGTGGGAACAGGTTGAACACTGGCAGCGGGAATTTCCTGTTATCTACGATGAAGAGCAACTGACTCCGCCTTGGATAATGCACCATATGTCCGAGCAGGCAGCACGCCTGCCGGTTACTTGGGTTACTGATGTTGGCCAGAATCAGATGTGGGCGGCACAACACCTAAAAATCAATAGTTCACGCAGTTGGATTACTTCCGGGGGGCTGGGAACTATGGGGTTTGGCCTGCCGGCAGCCATGGGAGCGCAGATAGGATGTCCGGACCGGAAGATAGTATTAATCGTTGGTGATGGGGCGTTCAAAATGACCGGAATGGAACTGCATACCATGGTAAATCACAGATTACCAGTAATCTGTGTACTCATAAATAACCGGTCGCTAGGAATGGTAAGGCAATGGCAGCAATTATTTTTTGAACAGCGTTATTCGTCAACAAATCTGCCTGATTTCGATTTTGCCGGTTTTGTCCGGGCGTGCGGAGCACTGGCTTTGCCGGCAGCAACACCGCAGGAATTTGCAGCAGCTTTTGCCCAGGCTCTTACTGCTGAATTGCCGGCAGTCATTATTGCCGATATTGATCCAGACCTTATTGTTACTCCGATGACATATCCGGGTCAACCTATTAATCAGTTTGTTGAATAA